A genomic region of Rhipicephalus sanguineus isolate Rsan-2018 chromosome 3, BIME_Rsan_1.4, whole genome shotgun sequence contains the following coding sequences:
- the LOC119386587 gene encoding ATPase WRNIP1, translating into MFSSRQTPLKRPRLDDSAARKQNYPIFSSGSSSKQTTTAPVPSAEHLDEPKATPEFKPLAEKMRPSTLDEFVGQSGVLGDRSLLRQLITSNRIPSMILWGPPGCGKTTLAHIIANKCKQSSDARFATLSATTAGVKDVKDVLERAKNDQKMFKKKTVLFIDEIHRFNKLQQDVFLPAVESGAIVLVGATTENPSFSLNSALLSRCRVFVLEKLPTAEVALILHRALAHLDVELVFKNDEPRKDPSSG; encoded by the exons ATGTTTTCCTCACGGCAAACGCCACTTAAGCGACCCAGACTGGATGACAGCGCGGCAAGAAAGCAAAATTACCCGATATTCTCATCTGGCAGCTCTTCGAAG CAAACAACCACTGCCCCCGTCCCATCTGCCGAGCATCTAGATGAGCCGAAAGCAACACCAGAGTTCAAGCCCTTGGCCGAGAAGATGCGGCCGTCCACCCTGGATGAGTTTGTGGGCCAGAGTGGTGTGTTGGGTGACCGAAGCCTTCTGCGGCAGCTCATCACCAGTAACCGCATTCCCTCCATGATCCTCTGGGGACCGCCAGGCTGTGGAAAG ACCACGTTGGCCCATATAATCGCGAACAAGTGCAAGCAGTCGTCAGACGCGAGGTTTGCAACCTTGTCCGCAACCACTGCCGGTGTGAAGGATGTCAAGGATGTCTTGGAGAGAGCCAAAAATGACCAGAAGATGTTCAAGAAAAAGACTGTGCTGTTCATTGATGAGATTCACCGTTTCAACAAGCTTCAGCAG GATGTCTTTCTTCCAGCTGTGGAGTCTGGCGCCATAGTGCTGGTGGGAGCTACCACAGAGAACCCGTCCTTCTCCCTTAACTCGGCCTTGCTCTCACGATGCCGCGTCTTTGTGCTCGAGAAGCTCCCCACTGCGGAGGTGGCACTCATCCTACATCGTGCTCTGGCCCACCTGGATGTTGAGCTTGTCTTCAAAAACGATGAACCACGAAAAGACCCTTCTAGTGGGTAA